A single window of Magnetococcus marinus MC-1 DNA harbors:
- a CDS encoding SEL1-like repeat protein, translated as MLCIPRGLYGAALPWQEVQSAAVGGHVEAQRMLGQFYLEGEGGVEKDPKRAGYWLEKAARGGDGLAQSLYGYLLSQGLGRAVDEEGAVYWYRLAAAQGEPKAMIALALKYRAGLGVKRDARQAVQLFRQAAELGDGRAQYYLGDHLARGEGIPRDGAQAAQWYERAARSGSLLAALALGQMLEQGKGVQADGAMARHWYEQAAQGGHAEAQFRLALMWEEGRGGVRDVAVAVDWYRKAAAQGDTRGAVNLGYLLAHGVGAPRDEQQAVALYTQAAQGGSATAMYNLGVRYSMGSGVKQDLIAAYQWFHLAWQQHYKGADAAREQVAMQLKGAQIAQARAQAAQWLSDKGR; from the coding sequence ATGCTGTGCATACCACGTGGTCTGTATGGGGCCGCTTTACCGTGGCAGGAAGTGCAGAGTGCGGCGGTGGGTGGCCATGTAGAGGCGCAACGTATGCTGGGCCAGTTCTACCTGGAAGGTGAGGGTGGGGTGGAGAAAGATCCCAAACGGGCTGGGTATTGGTTGGAAAAGGCGGCGCGTGGTGGGGATGGGCTGGCCCAAAGCCTGTATGGTTATCTGCTCAGCCAGGGATTGGGGCGGGCGGTGGATGAGGAGGGGGCGGTTTATTGGTACCGGTTGGCCGCCGCCCAGGGTGAGCCTAAGGCGATGATTGCCTTGGCGCTAAAATATCGTGCCGGCTTAGGGGTTAAGCGTGATGCCCGTCAGGCCGTGCAGCTCTTTCGCCAAGCGGCGGAGCTGGGTGACGGGCGGGCTCAATACTATCTGGGCGACCATCTGGCGCGGGGGGAGGGCATCCCCAGGGATGGTGCGCAGGCGGCCCAATGGTATGAGCGGGCAGCCCGGAGTGGATCGTTGCTGGCTGCGCTGGCGCTGGGCCAGATGTTGGAGCAGGGTAAAGGGGTGCAGGCCGATGGGGCCATGGCCCGGCATTGGTATGAGCAGGCCGCCCAAGGGGGGCATGCCGAGGCCCAATTTCGCTTAGCACTCATGTGGGAAGAGGGGCGCGGTGGTGTACGCGATGTCGCCGTGGCGGTGGATTGGTACCGCAAGGCAGCGGCCCAGGGAGACACCCGAGGGGCGGTAAACTTGGGTTATCTGTTGGCCCATGGGGTCGGGGCCCCCCGGGATGAGCAGCAGGCGGTGGCTCTCTATACCCAAGCGGCCCAAGGGGGAAGCGCCACGGCCATGTATAATCTGGGGGTGCGTTACAGCATGGGAAGTGGGGTAAAACAGGATCTTATCGCGGCCTATCAATGGTTTCATCTGGCATGGCAGCAGCACTATAAGGGGGCTGATGCCGCGCGGGAACAGGTCGCCATGCAGTTAAAAGGGGCACAAATTGCCCAAGCGCGGGCGCAAGCGGCCCAGTGGTTAAGCGATAAGGGTCGATAA
- a CDS encoding tetratricopeptide repeat protein produces the protein MLLRILTIPLMITLLLFGAALAEAQTPSAEALPVELQGLKTRAQDGDHEAQYRWGLILAEGKGVPQDLNGAYSWFYTSATAGHAAAQFHLANMYLTGKGTEQDDQAAFDWFQKSARQGHPLSQYNLGLMYFKQRGPDQDKDAPLKWFTRAANQNFPLAQFNLGVMYFQQNRAPINYVESFMWLDLAARNGMDEAEKLRTILGRRLSDDELVQAEASIQRWIESYGDVRGAGRSVIAAQRQASGKVILASLSRGMEYLKKRFFTTPANQNAYDQFQEVLKVDSRNGSAQEGIARIADGYMDLVDRDIGLKHWKKARNYLNRAEEILKKGYGDSKRLERLQTSLSQ, from the coding sequence ATGTTATTGCGTATATTAACAATCCCTTTGATGATCACCCTGCTGCTGTTTGGAGCGGCCCTTGCGGAGGCACAAACGCCTTCAGCAGAGGCATTACCTGTGGAGCTGCAAGGGTTAAAAACCCGTGCTCAGGATGGCGATCACGAAGCGCAATATCGATGGGGGTTGATTTTAGCCGAGGGTAAAGGGGTGCCGCAGGATCTCAATGGAGCCTACAGTTGGTTCTATACCTCGGCCACGGCGGGGCATGCGGCCGCGCAGTTTCATTTGGCGAACATGTATCTTACCGGCAAGGGTACAGAGCAGGATGACCAAGCGGCTTTTGATTGGTTTCAAAAATCGGCCCGCCAGGGGCATCCCCTCTCTCAATATAATCTGGGGTTGATGTATTTTAAGCAGCGTGGTCCCGATCAAGATAAAGATGCCCCACTCAAATGGTTTACACGGGCCGCCAACCAAAATTTCCCGTTGGCTCAATTTAATTTGGGGGTGATGTATTTTCAGCAAAATCGCGCACCGATCAACTATGTTGAGAGCTTTATGTGGCTGGATTTAGCCGCCCGCAATGGTATGGATGAGGCCGAAAAATTGCGGACCATTTTGGGGCGACGGTTAAGTGATGATGAGTTGGTGCAGGCTGAAGCGTCAATCCAACGTTGGATTGAGAGCTATGGTGATGTACGGGGTGCCGGTCGGTCGGTGATCGCCGCACAGCGTCAAGCCTCGGGCAAGGTTATCTTAGCCAGCCTCAGCCGTGGTATGGAGTATCTGAAAAAAAGGTTCTTTACGACCCCTGCCAACCAAAACGCCTATGATCAATTTCAAGAGGTGCTCAAGGTCGATAGCCGCAATGGTTCCGCACAGGAGGGTATCGCCCGTATTGCCGATGGTTATATGGATTTGGTGGATCGGGACATTGGTTTAAAACATTGGAAAAAAGCCCGTAACTACCTAAACCGGGCCGAAGAGATCCTGAAAAAGGGTTACGGTGACAGCAAGCGGTTGGAGCGTCTCCAGACCAGCTTGAGCCAATAA
- a CDS encoding amino acid ABC transporter substrate-binding protein gives MIRLVWIVGVLLLVVVGAPAQAAPASDTLDKVRARGLLNCGVMTGTPAFSQQQPDGAWHGFFADWCRALAVAVLDDARAVHFIQVTPATRFKALTELQVDVVMSNTTWTLSREYQYQVRFPAIYLYDGQAIATRKDTRWHTLAQANQATVCVEPNSTSHANLQEYAQRNNLNFNYLALNQQGIITAFLEHRCDLITDDRIALTANLKTTASNDQDYVVFAETLSREPLAPMVRADDERWQRIVRMVVQALLVADEKGVSRDALKQNRERLSDPEVQRLLGSEDDPGQFVGLSRGWARRMIEAVGNYGELFARHLGAQSSLQMPRLLNRPWSRGGLFYAPPFR, from the coding sequence GTGATACGATTGGTCTGGATAGTGGGCGTCCTGTTGTTGGTGGTGGTTGGTGCGCCCGCCCAAGCTGCGCCAGCCTCTGATACCTTGGATAAGGTGCGTGCGCGGGGTCTGCTGAACTGCGGGGTTATGACAGGTACGCCTGCTTTTTCCCAGCAGCAGCCGGATGGTGCATGGCATGGTTTTTTTGCCGATTGGTGCCGAGCTTTAGCGGTGGCGGTGCTGGATGATGCACGTGCCGTCCATTTTATACAAGTGACCCCCGCGACCCGCTTTAAGGCGCTAACCGAGTTGCAGGTGGATGTGGTTATGTCCAACACCACATGGACCCTTTCGCGGGAGTATCAATACCAAGTGCGTTTTCCGGCAATCTATCTCTATGATGGTCAAGCGATCGCGACCCGTAAAGATACCCGTTGGCACACCTTGGCGCAGGCCAATCAGGCCACGGTGTGTGTGGAGCCCAACTCGACATCCCACGCTAACTTGCAGGAATATGCTCAACGCAATAATCTAAATTTTAACTACTTAGCCCTAAATCAGCAAGGTATCATCACCGCCTTTCTCGAACACCGTTGTGATCTTATAACCGATGACCGTATCGCTTTGACGGCCAATTTAAAAACCACTGCCAGCAATGATCAAGACTATGTGGTCTTTGCTGAAACGCTATCCCGTGAACCCTTGGCGCCCATGGTACGGGCCGATGATGAGCGTTGGCAGCGTATCGTGCGCATGGTGGTACAGGCCCTGCTGGTTGCAGATGAAAAGGGTGTCTCCCGCGACGCCTTAAAACAAAATCGTGAGCGCCTCAGTGATCCCGAGGTGCAACGTCTTTTGGGATCAGAAGATGATCCCGGCCAGTTTGTAGGGCTTTCCCGTGGCTGGGCGCGGCGCATGATTGAGGCCGTTGGTAACTACGGGGAGCTGTTTGCACGTCATTTGGGGGCGCAATCTAGCTTGCAGATGCCAAGATTGCTTAACCGCCCTTGGTCCCGTGGGGGACTGTTCTATGCTCCCCCCTTCCGTTAA
- a CDS encoding ATP-binding protein: MLPPSVKKHLLGYTIARRLRRSIALLVLLVLVMSLLALLALYKFQWGFQQTWQHDQVQLLIAADLNRQSERVGHIADTLLLAADRQSLEVQNELLENQLTLFQQLTLTLRTAGRQAGLVHRVEQVYQSLGDSVRQLYRLQGRILALQNAKSHKIQQIMQHYTQLQSTLLDQPSLGHYPQSQDRVLIGHLLWAGEARHEVLFEKRKAQVDHALANLREKLEHYPQQREQWQPMLETLNSMVQNYLAQIPQWLLADRQRQGVMVENRRYITQFAETTQALYDAYRQQVNNQARQQQSMMRWSIIIVVTLTLISLIILYLLVRYLLRDVLGRFAALHDTMSSHAQGKSVPIVATGEDEISRMARAFALFVYKRAEAEQALSQAVEQAQRADRAKGIFLATMSHEIRTPLHGIIGTSRQLNRMPLDRQVAHKAQVIEQASQALLGILNDVLDFSKIDTEQLVLEEVVFDLPRMLQELYAVVHSQAEEKGLQLHLQLQEPLPRACRGDQTRLRQILNNLLSNAIKFTQQGEVTLQVALTGETDPAPWVAFAVADTGIGIDEAHLERLFEPFKQMDESINRRFGGTGLGLAISAKLAEAMGGSIRAKRRTEGGSLFTLMIPLRQVPIEQLPKPAQSHMEAADAMPGLKILLAEDDPINQEVAIGILQEDGHQVHCANNGQQAYEMAQQQAYDLILMDLRMPIMDGLQATTKIRAAHTGLNHATPIFALTADVLKDSLQACRTAGMDEVLTKPIHLQHLRYMLERVQPQHLSPPQERP, translated from the coding sequence ATGCTCCCCCCTTCCGTTAAAAAGCATCTTTTAGGCTATACCATCGCCCGTCGTCTTAGGCGCAGTATCGCTCTGTTAGTGCTGTTGGTACTGGTCATGAGTCTGTTGGCGCTGTTAGCCCTGTATAAATTTCAGTGGGGTTTTCAGCAGACATGGCAACATGATCAGGTACAGCTACTGATTGCGGCAGATCTTAATCGACAGAGCGAGCGGGTGGGCCATATCGCCGACACCTTGTTGTTGGCGGCTGATCGCCAAAGTTTGGAAGTCCAGAATGAGCTATTGGAGAACCAACTAACCCTGTTTCAGCAACTTACATTGACCCTGCGTACGGCGGGCAGGCAAGCAGGATTGGTCCATCGGGTCGAGCAGGTCTATCAATCGTTGGGTGATTCGGTACGGCAGCTCTACAGGTTACAGGGACGTATTTTGGCCTTGCAGAACGCTAAAAGTCACAAGATACAACAGATAATGCAGCACTATACGCAGCTGCAAAGCACCCTTCTTGATCAACCCTCCCTGGGCCATTACCCGCAGAGTCAAGATCGTGTATTAATCGGCCACCTGTTATGGGCCGGTGAAGCCCGTCATGAGGTCTTATTTGAAAAACGTAAAGCCCAAGTAGACCATGCCCTTGCCAATCTGAGGGAGAAATTGGAACACTATCCCCAACAGCGGGAACAGTGGCAGCCCATGCTAGAAACCCTAAACAGCATGGTGCAAAACTATTTGGCGCAGATTCCCCAGTGGTTACTGGCGGATCGGCAGCGTCAGGGGGTCATGGTAGAAAACCGCCGCTATATCACCCAATTTGCTGAAACCACCCAGGCGCTCTATGACGCCTATCGTCAACAGGTAAACAACCAAGCACGGCAGCAGCAGAGCATGATGCGCTGGAGCATCATCATCGTTGTGACATTAACCTTGATATCTTTAATTATACTGTATTTATTAGTACGTTACCTGTTGCGTGATGTGCTGGGACGGTTTGCTGCTCTACACGACACCATGTCCAGCCACGCGCAAGGTAAAAGTGTGCCCATTGTCGCAACGGGCGAGGACGAGATCAGCCGTATGGCACGAGCGTTTGCGCTGTTTGTGTATAAACGGGCTGAGGCTGAGCAGGCCCTTAGCCAAGCTGTGGAGCAGGCGCAGCGGGCCGACCGCGCCAAAGGTATTTTTTTAGCCACCATGAGCCATGAAATCCGTACCCCTTTGCACGGTATTATCGGCACCAGTCGGCAGCTTAATCGTATGCCGCTGGATCGGCAGGTGGCCCACAAAGCGCAGGTGATCGAGCAGGCCAGCCAAGCGCTATTGGGCATTTTAAACGATGTGTTGGATTTTTCCAAAATTGATACCGAACAGCTTGTACTCGAAGAGGTGGTGTTCGATCTGCCGCGCATGCTGCAAGAGCTCTATGCCGTTGTCCACTCCCAGGCCGAAGAGAAGGGTTTGCAGCTGCACCTCCAGCTTCAAGAGCCTCTACCGAGAGCCTGCCGGGGGGATCAAACCCGCCTGCGTCAGATTCTTAATAATCTGCTGAGCAACGCCATTAAATTTACCCAACAGGGTGAAGTAACACTACAGGTTGCTCTAACCGGAGAAACCGACCCTGCCCCATGGGTAGCCTTTGCCGTGGCAGATACGGGCATTGGCATTGACGAGGCCCACCTAGAGCGATTGTTTGAACCCTTTAAGCAGATGGATGAGAGTATCAACCGGCGTTTTGGCGGTACAGGGTTAGGTTTGGCCATCAGTGCCAAATTGGCAGAGGCCATGGGGGGTAGCATAAGGGCCAAACGTCGTACAGAAGGGGGATCTCTGTTCACCTTAATGATACCCCTGCGACAAGTGCCCATCGAGCAGCTACCCAAGCCCGCCCAGTCGCACATGGAAGCCGCCGATGCCATGCCTGGGTTAAAGATTTTATTAGCCGAGGATGATCCAATCAATCAAGAGGTTGCCATAGGTATTTTGCAGGAGGATGGGCACCAGGTGCATTGTGCCAACAATGGTCAACAAGCCTATGAGATGGCCCAGCAGCAGGCCTATGATCTGATTTTGATGGATCTACGCATGCCGATTATGGACGGCCTACAGGCCACCACTAAAATCCGCGCGGCGCATACCGGCCTTAACCATGCAACGCCGATCTTTGCCTTAACCGCCGATGTGTTAAAAGATAGCTTGCAAGCCTGTCGCACAGCGGGTATGGACGAGGTGTTGACCAAGCCCATCCATTTACAACATTTGCGCTATATGTTGGAGCGTGTGCAGCCCCAGCATTTATCCCCGCCCCAAGAGCGGCCCTGA
- a CDS encoding YdbL family protein: MKLTVFLRRFVPFMLAMLLTTALQASPLDEAKQAGYLGEQGDGYVGLVTPSAPSSAKQLMQEINLKRRDKYREIASKNNISLRSVEGVAGQKLIERADPGTYVLSPSGGWLRR, encoded by the coding sequence ATGAAATTGACAGTCTTTCTTCGCCGTTTTGTCCCCTTTATGCTCGCGATGCTGCTCACCACTGCCCTACAGGCCAGCCCTTTGGATGAGGCCAAACAAGCAGGCTATCTTGGCGAACAGGGGGATGGCTATGTGGGTCTTGTCACCCCTTCGGCCCCCAGCAGCGCCAAACAGTTGATGCAAGAGATCAACCTGAAAAGACGCGATAAATACCGTGAAATTGCCAGTAAAAATAACATCTCCCTCCGTTCTGTAGAGGGGGTCGCAGGGCAAAAATTGATTGAGCGTGCCGATCCTGGTACCTATGTATTGTCACCCTCTGGGGGTTGGCTGCGTCGCTAA
- a CDS encoding YnbE family lipoprotein, which produces MRSPLLLTLLPVALLLGCSPRVSVEAPDKPITINLNVKIEHEVRIKVEKDVDKLLDQSNDLF; this is translated from the coding sequence ATGCGATCCCCCCTTCTGCTTACCCTACTCCCTGTCGCCCTGCTGTTGGGCTGTTCACCGCGCGTATCGGTGGAAGCACCAGATAAACCCATTACCATTAATTTAAATGTCAAAATAGAACATGAAGTGCGCATCAAAGTGGAAAAGGATGTGGACAAATTGCTGGATCAAAGCAACGACCTATTCTAA
- a CDS encoding YdbH domain-containing protein — MVSVQTVGRKSLRVLLFTLTGLALLVSILLLVRLPLLNALLPHLLQQQGLPPLPVQITQLDLNRLVVGPTRSQDGTLAWQRIELLYTPSLLLHGTLTALRLEGLQITLQQDAQGAIQWPMAQNQAPAQPSRAEPFQLPTLPIDHVEIVHSQLQLNTPTGLLSAQLQGQLEHRLDHLHTLLQLSLPGLDMTLKGALSLFPPYGVELQSDLKLDHFQPPLLPIPYAGSQLTGLAGLRLDGPLQALLEGSQWPRLQAQHQLRIAHAHHPGHLLLKGQSRLQGGPQGNLTLSGTLAGAALQAWTTNLPLPPQSQIKGYSAYHLTASVEDWLKQGVVRQGWSRFGLQLNHPHQGEIALTGELTQPAGSDAFKLHGQWAFNRLRGWQTLFQQPAATQLDGTMRYAVGGKFPLHAAWRPTLTLYPEFQLTALQPGAATGNLTATLTAQPEPQGMGLTLHPDTQVTLQHPLPPSLQTWAKSLGSDGRWVRIQAQLPQPLQLHWNGHQGLHLEGALQSNLALSAGGQLHATLSGSAQTQLDQPTQQLRFNLEQLEVQLKQLEWHALQINKLQLHGHGAGRLADYQGELQLESHLDGTLPGGSRLKQGRVAFKLPFSGGEDHLHAALSHCMSLEYATFTPSAGLVLEGQQSPLCIHAPKLHFNWQQPTQPRLDLELIFPEHRTDLLIQQEKTPQLVQIRTPHMTLALTGSPTQWHASSTLLGGRFKHKGQDLLVRDLDLQLQASADKGKITAHGTIAKVILRPMAATGQIAPFQYQGKLLVQNDHLTLDGRLADLKGILNWDLRVNHSLPTGVGNAALVMTPLLLRAQGIQPKDLLRMLKGKLEGVEGEVSLQSHLNWGAAERSDLTLRLHGVGMQTRPARLEGLDLTLELASLRPPKSRQPHRLHIDLLDVGLPVRNIEAELLLRPDGVLVISWLKIPFANGWIKANHATFNLKDAHHELLLEVENVDLAEMAKLVKLPGFTATGQLYGRMPVKMVGGRLLLDHATLFTHGGGIIANQTLSAEALKAGGEQPSIVAKAMENLHYKQLTVTMDGDLAGALQVKVAAEGKNPDLYQGHALILNLSVEGALGDLFNREMEGFDIPAMLKREGILQ, encoded by the coding sequence ATGGTATCGGTTCAAACGGTAGGTCGCAAAAGCTTACGGGTGTTACTTTTCACCCTGACGGGCCTTGCCCTGCTGGTGAGCATATTGCTCCTGGTACGCCTACCCCTGCTTAATGCCCTGTTACCCCACCTGCTGCAACAACAGGGGTTACCACCTCTACCGGTGCAGATCACCCAATTGGACCTTAACCGCTTGGTGGTGGGGCCAACCCGTAGCCAAGATGGCACGCTGGCTTGGCAACGCATTGAGCTGCTCTACACACCTAGCCTTTTGTTGCACGGAACACTCACCGCCCTGCGTTTAGAAGGGCTACAGATCACTTTGCAACAGGATGCCCAAGGGGCTATACAGTGGCCCATGGCCCAGAACCAAGCCCCTGCCCAACCGAGCCGCGCCGAACCGTTTCAGCTGCCCACCCTGCCCATTGACCACGTGGAGATTGTCCACAGTCAGCTCCAGCTCAACACCCCCACAGGTCTGCTGAGCGCCCAATTGCAGGGCCAATTGGAACACCGCCTTGACCATCTACACACGCTGTTACAGCTCTCCCTGCCTGGCTTGGATATGACGCTCAAAGGGGCATTGAGCCTGTTTCCCCCTTATGGGGTAGAGCTACAGAGCGATCTTAAACTGGATCATTTTCAACCGCCTCTCCTCCCCATCCCCTATGCAGGTAGCCAACTCACAGGTTTGGCGGGGCTGCGGCTGGATGGCCCCTTGCAAGCTCTGCTTGAAGGCAGTCAGTGGCCACGTCTCCAAGCGCAGCATCAGCTACGAATTGCCCATGCTCACCACCCTGGCCATCTCCTGCTTAAAGGGCAGAGTCGACTGCAAGGCGGTCCCCAAGGCAACCTTACCCTTAGTGGCACCCTAGCAGGTGCCGCTTTGCAAGCGTGGACCACCAACCTACCCCTCCCTCCACAGAGTCAGATAAAGGGTTACAGTGCCTACCATCTAACCGCCTCCGTGGAAGATTGGCTCAAGCAGGGGGTAGTGCGTCAGGGTTGGAGCCGCTTTGGCCTCCAACTTAACCATCCCCACCAGGGGGAGATTGCGCTCACCGGTGAACTCACCCAACCGGCCGGTAGCGATGCCTTTAAGCTGCACGGGCAATGGGCTTTTAATCGGTTGCGTGGGTGGCAAACTCTGTTTCAGCAGCCCGCAGCAACCCAATTGGATGGCACCATGCGCTATGCGGTGGGTGGAAAATTTCCCCTTCATGCGGCTTGGCGTCCCACCCTGACCCTGTACCCTGAGTTTCAGCTAACCGCGCTGCAACCCGGTGCCGCCACAGGCAACCTAACCGCCACCTTAACCGCCCAGCCAGAACCGCAAGGTATGGGCTTGACTTTGCATCCTGACACCCAAGTTACGCTCCAGCACCCCCTGCCCCCATCGTTACAGACCTGGGCCAAATCGTTGGGTAGTGATGGCCGCTGGGTCCGTATTCAGGCCCAGCTGCCCCAACCCTTACAGCTGCACTGGAATGGCCACCAGGGATTACACCTAGAGGGCGCTCTCCAGAGTAACCTAGCCCTCTCGGCTGGGGGTCAACTGCACGCCACATTGAGCGGCTCGGCCCAAACCCAGTTGGATCAACCCACCCAACAGTTACGCTTTAATCTTGAGCAGCTAGAGGTGCAGCTCAAGCAACTGGAGTGGCACGCTCTACAGATCAACAAACTGCAACTGCATGGACATGGCGCGGGCCGTTTGGCCGACTATCAGGGTGAACTTCAGCTAGAGAGCCACTTGGATGGCACGCTGCCCGGTGGTAGCCGCCTCAAACAGGGACGGGTGGCGTTTAAGCTACCCTTTAGCGGGGGAGAAGATCACCTGCATGCCGCCTTATCCCACTGCATGAGCCTAGAGTATGCCACCTTCACACCCAGCGCGGGTCTTGTACTAGAGGGCCAGCAATCCCCACTCTGTATCCACGCCCCCAAGCTACACTTCAACTGGCAGCAACCGACGCAACCCCGACTGGATCTTGAGCTCATATTCCCGGAACACCGTACCGACCTGCTTATTCAGCAGGAGAAAACGCCCCAATTGGTACAAATCCGCACCCCACACATGACCCTGGCGCTCACGGGATCACCCACACAGTGGCATGCAAGCAGCACCCTGTTGGGGGGGCGTTTTAAGCATAAGGGGCAAGACCTTTTGGTGCGGGATCTGGATCTTCAGCTACAGGCCAGTGCCGATAAAGGCAAGATTACGGCGCACGGCACCATTGCTAAGGTGATTCTTCGCCCCATGGCAGCCACCGGGCAGATTGCCCCCTTTCAATACCAGGGCAAACTGCTGGTGCAGAACGACCATCTCACCCTAGATGGCCGTTTGGCAGATCTAAAGGGGATCTTAAATTGGGATCTACGGGTTAACCACTCTCTACCCACGGGTGTGGGTAATGCCGCCCTTGTGATGACCCCTCTGCTGCTACGGGCACAGGGCATACAACCGAAGGATCTGTTGCGCATGTTGAAGGGTAAGCTTGAAGGGGTTGAGGGGGAGGTCTCACTGCAAAGCCACCTGAACTGGGGTGCTGCGGAGCGGTCGGATCTAACCTTACGACTGCATGGCGTGGGCATGCAGACCCGCCCGGCCCGCTTGGAGGGGCTGGATCTGACCTTGGAGCTGGCATCGTTGCGTCCACCCAAGAGCCGACAACCCCACCGATTACACATTGACCTGTTGGATGTTGGCCTGCCCGTGCGCAACATCGAGGCTGAATTGCTGTTGCGACCCGATGGCGTATTGGTTATCTCATGGTTAAAAATTCCCTTTGCCAACGGTTGGATCAAAGCCAACCATGCCACCTTTAACCTTAAAGATGCCCACCATGAACTGCTGCTTGAGGTGGAAAATGTGGATCTGGCTGAGATGGCCAAATTGGTCAAACTGCCGGGCTTTACCGCCACAGGTCAACTTTATGGCCGCATGCCGGTTAAAATGGTGGGGGGACGTCTTTTACTCGATCATGCCACGCTGTTTACCCATGGCGGGGGCATTATTGCCAATCAAACCCTTAGTGCAGAGGCCCTTAAAGCAGGGGGGGAGCAGCCAAGTATTGTTGCTAAAGCCATGGAAAATTTACATTACAAGCAACTAACCGTGACCATGGATGGCGATCTGGCTGGTGCCCTACAGGTCAAGGTAGCCGCCGAGGGCAAAAATCCCGATCTTTACCAGGGGCACGCGCTTATCTTAAATCTTTCCGTAGAAGGGGCTTTGGGCGATCTCTTTAACCGCGAAATGGAGGGGTTTGATATCCCAGCCATGCTCAAACGTGAAGGTATTTTACAGTAG